In Triticum aestivum cultivar Chinese Spring chromosome 5B, IWGSC CS RefSeq v2.1, whole genome shotgun sequence, the following proteins share a genomic window:
- the LOC123111672 gene encoding polycomb group protein EMF2B, with translation MPGLPLPARDAADAGCEFSYPQSADQMRQQQLRARLSPDEQLAAEESFALYCKPVELYNIIQRRAIRNPAFLQRCLHYKIHASRKKRIQITVSLSRSTNTELPEQNIFPLYVLLATPTSNISLEGHSPIYRFSRACLLTAFSEFGNKGRTKATFIIPDIKNLSTSRACNLNIILISCVSEGQVGENLGESNFSVDHVEGSALQKLEGKCFWGKIPIDLLGSSLENCVTLNLGHTVELASAVSMSPSFLEPKFMEQDSCLTFCSHKVDAAGSYQLQVGISAQEAGAKDMSESPYSSYSYSGVPPSSLPHIIRLRAGNVLFNFKYYNNTMQKTEVTEDFACPFCLVKCGSYKGLGCHLNSSHDLFHFEFWISEECQAVNVSLKTDVWRTELVAEGVDPRHQTFSYSSRFKKRRRLGMLGTTAEKISHVHPHIMDSDSPEDAQAVSEDDFVQREEDDISAPRASVDPAQLLHGSNLSPPTVLQFGKTRKLSAERADPRNRQLLQKRQFFHSHRAQPMALEQVFSDRDSEDEVDDDIADFEDKRMLEDFVDVTDDEKLIMHMWNSFVRKQRVLADGHIPWACEAFSRLHGKHLVQNPPLLWSWRFLMIKLWNHSLLDARAMNVCGTILQGYQNESSDPKKM, from the exons ATGCCTGGCCTACCTTTACCTGCCCGGGACGCAGC GGACGCTGGGTGTGAATTCAGTTACCCTCAGTCTGCAGACCAGATGCGCCAGCAACAGCTGAGAGCTCGATTATCTCCAGATGAGCAGCTTGCTGCTGAAGAAAGTTTTGCGTTGTACTGCAAGCCAGTTGAGCTATACAATATTATTCAGCGGCGAGCCATTAGAAAT CCCGCTTTTCTGCAAAGATGCCTTCATTACAAGATACATGCAAGCCGAAAAAAGAG GATTCAGATAACGGTATCACTATCTCGAAGTACAAATACTGAGTTGCCAGAACAGAATATCTTTCCTCTTTATGTTCTGTTGGCTACACCTACTAGTAATATTTCGCTTGAAGGG CATTCTCCGATATATCGATTCAGTCGGGCTTGTTTGCTTACAGCTTTTAGTGAATTTGGTAATAAAGGTCGCACCAAAGCTACATTTATAATTCCAGACATCAAGAATTTATCAACCTCCCGAGCTTGCAACCTTAACATTATCCTTATCAGCTGTG TTTCGGAAGGGCAAGTTGGGGAAAATCTTGGTGAAAGTAACTTCTCTGTGGACCATGTGGAAGGCTCTGCTCTCCAAA AGCTTGAAGGGAAATGTTTCTGGGGTAAAATACCAATTGATCTACTTGGTTCGTCTTTGGAGAACTGTGTAACTTTAAATTTGGGACATACAGTGGAGTTGGCTTCTGCAGTTAGTATGAGCCCAAGTTTCTTAGAG CCGAAATTTATGGAGCAGGACAGTTGCTTGACATTTTGCTCTCATAAGGTTGATGCTGCG GGTTCATATCAACTCCAAGTAGGCATATCTGCTCAAGAAGCTGGTGCAAAAGACATGTCTGAATCTCCATATAGTAGTTACTCATACAGTGGTGTCCCACCTTCATCATTACCACATATCATAAG GTTAAGAGCTGGTAATGTGCTTTTCAACTTCAAGTACTACAACAATACTATGCAAAAGACTGAAG TCACTGAAGATTTTGCTTGCCCCTTCTGCTTGGTAAAATGTGGAAGCTACAAG GGTTTGGGGTGTCACTTGAACTCATCACATGACCTATTCCACTTTGAGTTTTGG ATATCTGAAGAATGCCAGGCTGTTAATGTTAGTCTGAAGACTGATGTCTGGAGAACTGAG CTTGTGGCTGAGGGAGTTGATCCAAGACATCAAACATTTTCCTACTC CTCAAGGTTTAAGAAGCGTAGAAGGTTGGGAATGTTGGGAACCACAGCTGAGAAAATAAGCCATGTACATCCACATATCATGGATTCAGATTCACCTGAAGACGCCCAGGCAGTGTCTGAAGATGACTTTGTGCAGAGGGAGGAAGATG ATATTTCTGCACCACGTGCTTCTGTTGATCCTGCTCAATTATTACATGGTAGCAATCTTTCACCACCCACAGTACTACAGTTTGGGAAGACAAGGAAACTATCTGCGGAGCGAGCTGATCCCAGAAA CCGGCAACTCCTGCAGAAACGTCAGTTTTTCCATTCTCACAGGGCACAG CCAATGGCACTGGAACAAGTTTTCTCGGACCGTGATAGTGAAGATGAAGTTGATGATGACATCGCCGATTTTGAAGATAAACGG ATGCTTGAGGATTTTGTTGACGTTACAGACGATGAGAAACTTATTATGCATATGTGGAATTCATTTGTTCGGAAACAAAG GGTGCTAGCTGATGGTCATATTCCTTGGGCCTGTGAGGCATTCTCCCGGCTTCATGGAAAACATCTTGTACAGAATCCTCCTCTACTATG GAGCTGGCGTTTCCTTATGATTAAACTCTGGAACCACAGTCTATTAGATGCCCGCGCCATGAATGTCTGCGGCACAATTCTTCAAGGCTACCAAAATGAAAGCTCGGACCCCAAGAAAATGTGA